A single window of Anomaloglossus baeobatrachus isolate aAnoBae1 chromosome 5, aAnoBae1.hap1, whole genome shotgun sequence DNA harbors:
- the LOC142310669 gene encoding uncharacterized protein LOC142310669, with protein sequence MNKDRDKMVERLINLTLEILFRITGEDYTLVKKISSERCQAPVSEGWGGTLSPIPGPPPHPRTHEDINDQKILELTYKMIELLTGEVPIRCQDITVYFSMEEWEYLEGHKDQYKDVMMKDPQPCTSPVRSSKRTTPERHPGAQDWSQDHQLVNQDEVLNHCPTTDIMEEEEEYVRGDEQGKETPTDDCSDACNKNTEGNLTSDLKPENPDNSQATHEVHGIVPDLPSSFDSSETEKQSKIHRRGTKYPATLKGNKPFSCSECKKCYSKRSHLVVHQRIHTGEKPYSCSECKKCYSNRSNLVVHQRIHTGEKLYSCSECDKCFTTRSHFVVHLRKHTGEKPYSCSECEKCFSKKSVLVGHEKIHTDEKPYSCSECGKYFKQKSYLVRHQRIHTGAKLYSCSECEKYFKRRQDLVIHQRKHTGEKPYSCLKCGKCFSSKSVLVRHKQIHTGEMPYSCSECGKCCPTKTYLVIHQKIHTGEKPYACSECGKCFPAKSYLVTHQKSHTIEKPYSCSECEKWFKTRIGLDSHVRTHTGEKPYSCLECGKCFSSRSSLIAHKRIHTGEMPYSCSECGKYFKHKSSLVSHQRIHTGEKKYSCSECEKCFSRRTYLVNHQRIHIGKSHIHVQNVGKLLQV encoded by the exons ATGAATAAGGAcagagacaagatggtggagaggttaataaacctcaccctggagatcctcttccggattactggagag GATTACACATTGGTGAAGAAgatctctagtgagcgctgtcaggcccctgtgtctgagggatgggggggaaccctgagcccaatcccagggcctccacctcacccccggacacatgaggacatcaatgaccagaagatcctagaactcacctacaagatgattgagctgctgactggagag gttcctataaggtgtcaggacatcaccgtctatttctccatggaggagtgggagtatctagaaggacacaaggatcagtacaaggacgtcatgatgaagGATCCCCAGCcctgcacatcaccag TAAGAAGCAGTAAGAGGACGACGCCAGAGAGACATCCCGGAGCTCAGGACTGGTCACAGGATCATCAG CTTGTGAATCAGGATGAAGTTTTGAACCATTGTCCTACTACAGACAtaatggaagaagaggaggaatatGTGAGGGGTGACGAGCAGGGTAAGGAGACTCCGACAGATGACTGCTCCG ATGCTTGTAATAAGAACACAGAGGGAAATCTGACATCTGATTTAAAGCCAGAAAATCCTGATAACTCGCAAGCTACACATGAAGTACATGGAATTGTCCCAGATCTACCCTCATCTTTTGATTCATCAGAAACTGAAAAGCAAAGTAAAATTCACAGAAGGGGTACGAAATATCCAGCAACTCTAAAAGGaaataagccattttcatgttcagaatgtaaaaAATGTTATAGCAAAAGATCACATCTTGTTGTACATCAgagaatacacacaggggagaagccatattcatgttctgaatgtaaaAAATGTTATAGCAACAGATCAAATCTTGTTGTACATCagagaatacacacaggggaaaagctgtattcatgttctgaatgtgacaAATGTTTTACAACTAGATCACATTTTGTAGTACATCTaagaaaacacacaggggagaagccatattcttgttccgaatgtgaaaaatgttttagcaAGAAATCTGTTCTTGTTgggcatgagaaaattcacacagatgagaagccatattcatgttcagaatgtggaaaatattttaaacaaaaatcatatcttgttagacatcagagaattcacacaggagcgaaactgtattcatgttcagaatgcgagaaatattttaaaagaagacaagatcttGTCATACATCAaagaaaacacacaggggagaagccgtattcatgtttaaaatgtggaaaatgttttagcagTAAATCTGTTCTTGTCAGACATAagcaaattcacacaggggaaatgccatattcatgttcagaatgtggaaaatgttgccCAACTAAAAcatatcttgttatacatcagaaaattcacacaggagagaagccgtatgcatgttcagaatgtggtaaatgttttccagctaaatcatatcttgttacccatcagaaaagtcacacaattgagaaaccatattcatgttccgaatgtgaaaAATGGTTTAAAACAAGAATAGGTCTTGATAGTCATGTAAGAACccacacaggggaaaaaccatattcatgtttagaatgtggaaaatgttttagcagTAGGTCTAGTTTGATTgcacataagagaattcacacaggcgagatgccatattcatgttcagaatgtggaaaatattttaaacataaatcaagtcttgttagtcatcagagaattcacacaggagagaaaaagtattcctgttcagaatgtgagaaatgtttcagTCGGAGAACATATCTTGTtaatcatcagagaattcacatagggaaaagccatattcatgtccagaatgtgggaaagctTTTACAAGTATAG